In Candidatus Aramenus sp. CH1, the following proteins share a genomic window:
- a CDS encoding transposase, with product MKDSLVVHGLRREIQVEKPKGDRIASIDLGVNALATVVVENVLFSFIGVP from the coding sequence ATGAAGGACTCTCTCGTCGTCCACGGTTTGAGGAGAGAGATTCAAGTTGAAAAGCCTAAGGGCGACAGGATTGCGTCAATTGACCTTGGCGTAAACGCGTTGGCTACTGTCGTTGTTGAGAACGTACTGTTCTCTTTTATAGGGGTTCCGTAG
- a CDS encoding transposase, whose translation MKSNYFYFEKKIAELDKLKSETEKVQEQEAVEEVLRERERIFSRLYRRLLHYYRTLASHLAKSLWDLGVSTVYLGCPYFIPRIRVTSSLQIWSFRKLAH comes from the coding sequence GTGAAGAGCAATTACTTTTACTTTGAGAAAAAGATCGCCGAACTAGACAAGTTGAAGAGTGAGACAGAAAAGGTTCAAGAACAAGAAGCTGTGGAAGAGGTGTTGAGGGAAAGGGAAAGAATTTTCTCGAGGCTTTACCGTAGGCTTCTTCATTACTACAGAACTTTAGCATCTCACTTGGCTAAGTCCTTATGGGATCTTGGAGTCTCCACAGTTTACTTGGGCTGTCCTTACTTCATTCCTAGGATAAGGGTAACAAGCTCACTTCAAATTTGGTCTTTTCGCAAGTTGGCGCATTAG
- a CDS encoding transposase yields the protein MVFSQVGALANKLHEYGIKTYLVIEYNTSRFCAYHNANVTRRPRGVVNCPLGHKLHSEVNGALNIVKLGVKKIVNALKKPFSFLFTSRSISLKGE from the coding sequence TTGGTCTTTTCGCAAGTTGGCGCATTAGCGAACAAACTCCACGAGTACGGCATAAAGACGTACCTAGTGATTGAGTACAATACCTCGCGTTTCTGCGCTTACCATAACGCAAATGTAACGAGAAGGCCTAGGGGAGTCGTAAACTGTCCTCTTGGCCATAAGCTTCACAGCGAGGTTAACGGAGCGTTAAACATTGTGAAACTAGGAGTTAAGAAGATTGTTAACGCGTTGAAGAAGCCTTTTTCCTTTCTCTTCACATCACGGAGTATCTCCCTTAAAGGGGAGTAA
- a CDS encoding pyridoxal-phosphate dependent enzyme codes for MFREVCMRCGKEREGLEVRCKRCGGPFKVEVEFPFSSDLRRNFPYIKEWVTLGEFNTPTIRWGDIALKMDFLNPTGSYKDRGSVTLISYLKQKGVKSISEDSSGNAGASIAAYGAAAGMEVNIYVPKNAKAGKLKQIESYGAKVVRIEGTREDVARAAETSSHYYASHVLQPQFRDGIRSLAYEIARDLGSVKTVYLPTSAGTLLLGVYEGFKHMVESGVMREVPKLVAVQTEQVMPLCAKVKGLNYVPPKEVTSLADALVSTNPFLLREMEEVVRKYGDCVVVTEDEIASAWKELARRGVLVEYSSATTLAAYMKDMGKDSVLVLTGSGLKVL; via the coding sequence ATGTTTAGAGAGGTGTGCATGAGGTGTGGAAAGGAAAGGGAAGGGCTCGAGGTGAGGTGTAAGAGGTGCGGCGGGCCCTTCAAGGTGGAGGTGGAGTTCCCCTTCTCCAGTGACTTGAGAAGGAACTTCCCATACATTAAGGAGTGGGTAACGCTTGGGGAGTTCAACACTCCCACCATAAGGTGGGGAGATATAGCGTTGAAGATGGACTTCTTGAACCCCACTGGGTCGTATAAGGATAGGGGCTCCGTCACCTTGATCTCCTACTTAAAGCAGAAAGGCGTAAAGAGCATCTCTGAGGACTCCTCTGGCAACGCTGGGGCGTCAATTGCAGCTTACGGAGCTGCCGCGGGGATGGAAGTGAACATCTACGTGCCCAAGAACGCCAAGGCGGGGAAGCTGAAGCAAATAGAAAGCTACGGGGCAAAAGTGGTAAGGATCGAGGGTACTAGGGAGGACGTGGCGAGGGCTGCCGAGACCTCTAGCCACTATTACGCGTCCCACGTGCTCCAGCCTCAGTTTAGGGACGGGATTAGGTCTCTGGCCTACGAAATAGCTAGGGACTTAGGCTCCGTAAAGACCGTCTACCTGCCCACTTCAGCAGGGACTCTGCTCCTAGGGGTGTACGAGGGGTTCAAGCACATGGTAGAGAGCGGCGTTATGAGGGAAGTACCCAAGCTAGTAGCAGTCCAGACCGAGCAGGTGATGCCTCTATGCGCTAAGGTCAAGGGGCTTAACTACGTACCACCAAAGGAAGTGACATCGCTAGCCGACGCCTTGGTCTCCACAAATCCTTTCCTCTTGAGGGAGATGGAGGAGGTGGTGAGGAAGTACGGCGACTGCGTAGTTGTAACGGAGGACGAGATAGCCTCAGCGTGGAAGGAGTTGGCGAGGAGAGGGGTATTGGTGGAGTACAGCTCCGCGACGACGCTAGCTGCCTACATGAAGGACATGGGGAAGGACAGCGTGCTAGTGCTAACCGGATCTGGGCTAAAGGTACTCTAG
- a CDS encoding acetate--CoA ligase family protein — translation MSLNYLFRPSSIAVVGASRNREKIGNIITRNLLASFRGKIYPVNNKAEKVENLQAYKSLKEIPGDVDLAIISVPRDYVVQVMEDAVEKQVKAAIVITAGFKEVGEEGAKLEEQLVSIAKKGGIRFLGPNTMGIISPDYNGTFAYANITRGNIALVVQSGGVGAYMLDWAQRTRTGISFLVSMGNQADVKEYEVIEYLSRDPETRAIFVYLEGVSDGEKFLDVLPEATQRKPVIFIKGGATSKGAEAVKTHTGSLAGSYEVFRAAIRTVGGIFVEDLGDFLNLSRLVTSSEPINEDVLVITNSGGHGVLTSDAIVRNNLSMVELPERIKDELRKVLPPTSLPKNPLDLSGDAGRDRYMEALKIVQDLDCTKLVIVQSLPVVSDSEVAKVLLNFKGKGIVAVTMGVDEDSAMRILESASIPAFNMPENAIKAIRYYTTKPIVRKKIRVAQPINSALELVKGKQYLRDYEALQLMEIYGIRTPKWGIAQSEEEAQRIADNIGYPVVMKISADTPVHKTEMKGVVMNVEKEQAKQVYKELSKITKRVLIQEQLTGLEVFVGGIKDPVFGHSVVVGSGGIYVEVLKNVGHAIAPVYEDEALEILKESKVHDMLTARKRNYDEGSLIRTIVSVSRLIVDLNVKEMDINPLIVNERGAFAVDVRIVF, via the coding sequence ATGAGTTTAAACTACTTATTTAGACCTTCCTCAATAGCTGTAGTTGGCGCTTCAAGGAACAGGGAGAAGATAGGGAACATAATTACAAGGAACCTTCTTGCCTCCTTCAGGGGAAAGATCTACCCGGTGAACAACAAGGCCGAGAAGGTCGAGAACCTCCAAGCGTATAAGTCCCTAAAGGAGATTCCAGGGGACGTTGACCTCGCCATAATCTCGGTGCCTAGGGACTACGTAGTCCAAGTTATGGAGGACGCAGTGGAGAAACAGGTGAAGGCAGCAATTGTGATCACCGCGGGTTTCAAGGAGGTTGGAGAGGAGGGGGCAAAACTAGAAGAACAGCTCGTCTCCATTGCGAAGAAGGGAGGGATAAGGTTCCTCGGCCCCAACACTATGGGCATTATTTCCCCTGACTACAATGGCACCTTTGCCTACGCCAACATAACGAGGGGGAACATAGCCCTCGTAGTGCAGAGCGGAGGAGTAGGGGCTTACATGCTTGACTGGGCCCAGAGGACTAGAACTGGAATAAGCTTCCTTGTAAGCATGGGTAATCAAGCTGACGTGAAGGAGTACGAGGTCATAGAGTACCTCTCCAGGGATCCGGAGACTAGGGCGATATTCGTCTACTTGGAGGGGGTATCAGATGGGGAGAAGTTCCTTGACGTATTGCCTGAGGCTACTCAGAGGAAACCAGTGATCTTCATCAAGGGTGGAGCGACGTCAAAGGGAGCAGAGGCTGTGAAGACTCACACTGGAAGCCTCGCTGGGTCGTATGAGGTATTTAGAGCTGCTATTAGAACTGTTGGGGGAATATTTGTCGAGGACCTTGGAGACTTCCTGAACTTGAGCAGGCTGGTGACATCCTCAGAGCCAATAAACGAGGACGTCTTAGTCATTACAAACTCCGGTGGCCACGGAGTCCTCACTTCAGACGCAATAGTGAGGAACAATTTGAGCATGGTTGAGCTTCCAGAGAGGATTAAGGACGAGCTTAGGAAAGTCCTGCCTCCCACAAGCCTTCCGAAGAACCCGCTTGACCTGTCAGGGGACGCCGGGAGAGACAGGTACATGGAGGCGTTAAAGATAGTCCAAGACCTAGACTGCACAAAGCTCGTCATAGTGCAGTCGCTTCCAGTGGTGAGCGACAGCGAGGTAGCAAAGGTGCTCTTGAACTTCAAGGGGAAAGGCATAGTCGCAGTGACCATGGGGGTGGACGAAGATTCGGCAATGAGGATACTGGAGTCTGCCTCCATCCCTGCCTTCAACATGCCGGAGAACGCAATTAAGGCGATAAGGTACTACACGACCAAGCCCATTGTCAGGAAGAAGATAAGAGTAGCTCAGCCAATAAACTCCGCCCTTGAACTAGTGAAGGGCAAGCAGTACCTAAGGGACTACGAGGCGCTGCAGCTAATGGAGATCTACGGAATAAGAACGCCAAAGTGGGGAATTGCCCAGAGTGAGGAAGAGGCGCAGAGGATAGCAGACAACATAGGCTATCCCGTCGTAATGAAGATCTCCGCAGACACTCCAGTACATAAGACGGAAATGAAGGGAGTGGTGATGAACGTGGAGAAAGAGCAGGCAAAGCAGGTGTACAAGGAGCTCTCCAAGATCACGAAGAGGGTCTTGATCCAAGAGCAACTGACAGGGCTCGAAGTGTTCGTTGGAGGAATTAAGGATCCTGTATTCGGCCACTCGGTAGTAGTGGGAAGCGGTGGGATCTACGTTGAGGTGCTCAAAAACGTAGGACATGCCATAGCCCCCGTCTACGAAGACGAGGCCCTCGAGATACTGAAGGAGAGCAAGGTTCACGACATGTTAACTGCCAGAAAGAGGAACTACGACGAGGGGTCCCTAATAAGGACTATAGTGTCTGTGTCAAGGCTAATAGTAGACTTAAACGTGAAAGAGATGGACATAAATCCCTTGATAGTAAACGAGAGAGGGGCATTTGCCGTAGACGTCAGAATAGTTTTCTGA
- the priX gene encoding DNA primase noncatalytic subunit PriX — protein sequence MEKVKKVRFILEYPDDSPGGYVEYDGVFSKVYNEKGEFLFQVTGVFPPKVATKDYSWIEKVLERGLQDGRKRFILYVASRYLVNVKKYDEDTVIEKMKEFYYKNGTGKVYDAWLRSVVRGVKEKRLYPPSLRALQERDKELFEEINKVLKNG from the coding sequence GTGGAGAAGGTCAAAAAGGTAAGGTTTATCCTCGAGTATCCTGACGATTCCCCTGGAGGGTATGTGGAGTACGACGGAGTGTTCTCAAAGGTTTATAACGAGAAGGGGGAGTTCCTGTTCCAAGTGACTGGGGTATTCCCACCAAAGGTGGCCACAAAGGACTACAGCTGGATAGAGAAGGTCTTGGAGAGGGGGCTCCAGGACGGGAGGAAGAGGTTCATCCTCTACGTAGCGTCGCGGTACTTGGTAAACGTAAAGAAGTACGACGAGGACACTGTCATTGAAAAGATGAAGGAGTTCTACTACAAAAACGGGACTGGGAAGGTGTACGACGCGTGGTTGAGGTCAGTGGTAAGAGGAGTGAAGGAGAAGAGGCTCTACCCGCCTTCCCTGAGGGCTCTCCAGGAGAGGGACAAAGAGCTTTTCGAGGAAATAAACAAAGTATTAAAAAATGGTTAA
- a CDS encoding TIGR00269 family protein yields the protein MKCTKCDNTAVIKIPYAGLYLCREHFIEWLERRFKKVVKDYKMFEGSKKVAVAVSGGKDSTTLLHLLHALSQEEGFELVGITIDLGIDMGKKYSQSSTEFAVKNYEALGVKYKVVRLKEEYGFTIDEAKVKIRRPVCSTCGLTKRYVLEVVAEEEGADTLATGHNLNDVAQYVITGYFNGDVLSLARLRPVSPAENGYVKKVKPLFLTPEKEVMTYALLKGIPFLYDSCPHTFRVGGASSDAIRRTLEELEDKVPGFMASLVRNFEEKIRPRIEDVPKETLGRCKICGRPTNKDREICSFCSLRIKLNTLPSPGI from the coding sequence GTGAAATGTACAAAGTGCGATAACACTGCAGTAATAAAGATACCGTACGCAGGGCTCTACTTATGCAGGGAACACTTTATCGAGTGGTTAGAGAGGAGGTTTAAAAAGGTCGTGAAGGACTACAAGATGTTCGAGGGGAGCAAGAAGGTAGCAGTAGCAGTGTCCGGCGGTAAGGACAGCACAACCCTCCTCCACTTGCTCCACGCTCTCTCCCAAGAGGAGGGCTTCGAGCTCGTAGGCATTACCATAGACCTAGGCATAGACATGGGGAAGAAGTATTCGCAGTCGAGCACGGAGTTCGCCGTGAAGAATTACGAGGCCTTGGGCGTGAAGTACAAGGTGGTGAGGCTCAAGGAAGAGTACGGCTTTACCATAGATGAAGCCAAGGTAAAGATAAGGAGGCCAGTGTGCAGCACTTGTGGGTTGACTAAAAGGTACGTACTAGAGGTCGTGGCAGAGGAGGAGGGAGCTGACACTCTAGCAACTGGCCACAACTTGAACGACGTAGCTCAGTACGTGATAACGGGGTACTTCAACGGTGACGTCCTCAGCTTGGCTAGGCTAAGGCCCGTGTCCCCAGCTGAGAACGGTTACGTAAAGAAGGTAAAGCCCCTGTTCCTCACCCCTGAAAAGGAGGTAATGACGTACGCCCTGCTTAAGGGGATTCCGTTCCTCTACGACTCCTGTCCCCACACGTTCAGGGTGGGAGGAGCTAGCTCAGACGCGATCAGGAGGACCCTGGAGGAGCTGGAGGACAAGGTTCCAGGCTTCATGGCAAGCCTAGTGAGAAACTTCGAGGAGAAGATAAGGCCCCGCATAGAGGACGTCCCGAAGGAGACCTTGGGGAGGTGCAAGATCTGCGGGAGGCCTACAAATAAGGACAGGGAGATATGCTCGTTCTGTTCGTTGAGGATAAAGCTTAATACCCTTCCTAGTCCAGGGATTTAA
- a CDS encoding DEAD/DEAH box helicase — translation MFENLSEELKRALREVGYERPTKVQEVAIPPFLSGESVVVQAKTGSGKTASFMIPILERGERALVLTPTRELASQVLAEGKRLGKYKGKTFGLIIGGVGYERQEREANSDIVVGTPGRILDLWGKGVLDLNFPVAVVDEVDRMFDMGFQDDVRMILSHTHARLFGFFSATVPREVEELAYQFAPNAKLLKVDEYKPVEIEHKFLLVRGWMDKVEKTKELIEGKAIVFVNTKAKVEEVAEELADEFKVSYIHGDLPQSARNRNLTKFRRNEAEVLVATDVVARGIDVIDVDEVVNFDTPRDVETYIHRVGRAGRMGRKGLAVTLYTRKEEQLVRRIRTLVTPQLT, via the coding sequence ATGTTTGAAAATTTAAGCGAAGAATTGAAGAGAGCTTTGAGGGAAGTAGGTTACGAGAGGCCTACAAAGGTACAGGAAGTTGCCATACCTCCTTTCCTTTCAGGGGAGAGCGTGGTAGTCCAAGCCAAAACGGGCTCCGGGAAGACCGCCTCGTTCATGATTCCTATCTTGGAGAGGGGGGAGAGGGCGTTAGTCCTTACCCCTACCAGGGAGCTCGCCTCTCAAGTTCTCGCGGAAGGCAAGAGGCTCGGAAAGTACAAGGGTAAGACCTTTGGCCTCATCATAGGTGGTGTAGGTTACGAAAGGCAGGAGAGGGAAGCCAACAGCGACATAGTGGTCGGCACTCCAGGGAGAATCCTCGACCTCTGGGGCAAGGGAGTCCTAGACCTGAACTTCCCCGTTGCTGTAGTTGACGAGGTCGACAGGATGTTCGACATGGGCTTCCAGGACGACGTGAGGATGATACTTTCCCACACTCACGCGAGGCTGTTCGGCTTCTTCTCGGCAACTGTGCCGAGGGAAGTGGAGGAACTGGCCTACCAGTTCGCCCCTAATGCCAAGCTGTTGAAGGTAGACGAGTACAAGCCGGTGGAGATAGAGCACAAGTTCCTCCTTGTAAGGGGTTGGATGGATAAGGTGGAGAAGACCAAAGAGCTAATAGAGGGAAAAGCCATCGTGTTCGTTAACACGAAGGCAAAAGTAGAGGAAGTGGCAGAGGAGCTCGCTGACGAGTTCAAGGTTTCCTACATCCACGGCGACCTACCGCAGTCTGCGAGAAACAGGAACTTGACGAAGTTCAGGAGGAACGAGGCAGAGGTACTTGTAGCTACTGACGTAGTCGCTAGGGGGATTGACGTGATTGACGTGGACGAGGTGGTAAACTTCGATACCCCAAGGGACGTCGAGACCTACATACACAGGGTAGGAAGGGCAGGGAGAATGGGAAGAAAGGGGCTAGCGGTGACGCTCTACACGAGGAAGGAGGAACAGCTCGTTAGGAGGATTAGGACCCTCGTCACCCCTCAACTAACGTAA
- a CDS encoding MarR family transcriptional regulator: MIRDSILALLYGRGEMSKEEIAQVLRQDVDEVEVNLKGLEREGLVTEKEKGIIFKKKVYALTPTGLEEAKKAKQDLEEKANMLVQAIQNGDYDTLQEYSDDLYLLVALSLVDAILLQDLAFLDLFWM, translated from the coding sequence ATGATAAGGGACTCCATACTTGCGTTACTATACGGCAGGGGAGAGATGTCAAAGGAGGAAATAGCACAAGTCCTTAGGCAGGATGTCGACGAGGTAGAGGTTAACTTGAAGGGCCTAGAAAGGGAAGGGCTAGTGACGGAGAAGGAGAAAGGGATCATCTTCAAGAAGAAGGTATATGCGCTTACCCCGACTGGACTTGAGGAGGCCAAGAAGGCTAAACAAGACTTAGAGGAAAAGGCCAACATGCTCGTCCAAGCAATCCAGAACGGAGACTACGATACGTTACAGGAGTACTCCGACGACTTGTACTTGCTCGTCGCGCTGTCGCTAGTGGACGCAATACTGTTACAGGACTTAGCGTTTTTAGATCTCTTCTGGATGTAA